The following proteins are co-located in the Marinomonas profundi genome:
- a CDS encoding aromatic ring-hydroxylating dioxygenase subunit alpha: MSVQYVSAAELIDSDTESTSPFPLNMWYVAALSSELQDKPLPRTLLNNHIVFFRTADGKASALEDKCCHRSLPLSLGTVEESGIRCGYHGLLFNGDGKCIEIPGQDKVPRKALVSAYFICEQDHLIWIWFGDKNNQEPTCLPPSYPVHNAPEYLFGGDVYHYDAPYQLIHDNLLDLSHLGYVHLHTIGGNAKLHMTAETKVESDEKTVRVIRHMPDSVPPPTYSLAYPFTGKIDRWQEILFKISHLEIWTGAVDAGSDSLENPNRDGFHMKGFHGITPETETTCHYIWTMSTNPKNDPKETAKKVIEQTRLTFDEDKVVIEAQYKNMQSFKHNKMLDIHVDLAPNRARRIIETCLVLNSDVLEK, encoded by the coding sequence ATGAGTGTTCAATATGTTAGCGCAGCTGAACTAATCGATTCTGATACTGAATCAACATCCCCATTTCCATTAAATATGTGGTATGTAGCGGCCTTGAGCTCTGAGCTTCAAGATAAACCTTTGCCCCGCACATTGCTTAATAACCACATTGTATTTTTCCGTACAGCTGATGGAAAAGCTTCGGCGCTTGAAGATAAATGTTGTCATCGATCTTTGCCTTTATCTCTGGGGACAGTCGAAGAGAGTGGTATTCGTTGTGGTTATCACGGATTATTATTTAATGGTGATGGAAAGTGTATAGAAATCCCGGGGCAAGACAAAGTTCCGCGTAAAGCCTTAGTATCCGCTTATTTTATTTGCGAACAAGACCATCTTATTTGGATCTGGTTTGGAGATAAGAATAATCAAGAACCAACTTGTCTTCCACCAAGTTACCCAGTTCATAATGCCCCCGAATATTTATTTGGCGGTGATGTATACCATTACGATGCCCCATATCAGTTAATACACGATAATTTATTGGACCTTAGTCATTTAGGGTATGTCCACCTTCATACGATTGGTGGAAATGCAAAATTGCATATGACCGCTGAGACTAAAGTTGAAAGCGACGAAAAAACAGTTCGTGTTATTCGTCATATGCCTGATTCTGTTCCACCTCCAACTTATTCTTTAGCTTATCCGTTTACAGGTAAAATTGATCGTTGGCAGGAGATTCTTTTTAAAATATCGCACCTAGAGATTTGGACTGGTGCTGTAGACGCAGGCTCTGATTCTTTAGAAAATCCTAATCGTGATGGATTTCATATGAAAGGTTTTCATGGCATTACGCCTGAGACGGAAACGACTTGTCATTATATATGGACTATGTCTACGAACCCTAAAAATGATCCAAAAGAAACGGCTAAAAAAGTCATTGAACAAACTAGATTGACTTTTGATGAAGATAAAGTGGTCATTGAGGCTCAGTATAAAAACATGCAAAGCTTTAAACATAATAAAATGCTGGATATACATGTGGATCTGGCACCAAACAGAGCGCGTCGTATTATCGAAACATGTCTAGTGCTAAATTCTGATGTATTAGAGAAATAG
- a CDS encoding TRAP transporter substrate-binding protein, translating to MNMKNKKIILFLGCMWSTFAFSQTYTLRLAHFWPANSSVGNVIQDWANSIESDSNKQLNIEIYPSQTLAKAAQSYTATVSGIADITVTAQGYMAGRFPLTQVVELPGLITNAENSSCVIQKLYDNKLISAEYSDTHPLFLFVHGPGHIHTSDKQVSTPSDLEGMRIRRATTVVADLLSSMNANPVGMPAPETYQSAQRGVIQGVAFPWQAMKDFRLNELLSHHTEIGLYTLSFITTMNKSAYNKLPDDLKKILDQHSGEYWSRVMGKALDDLDADGRKEAIEAGHTIETINNVNSDPVWGPITKKVIASYIENMDSQSEKAENIYNKALEYSTLCESNKVL from the coding sequence ATGAATATGAAAAATAAAAAAATAATTCTTTTTTTAGGTTGTATGTGGTCAACTTTTGCGTTTTCACAAACATACACATTACGTCTTGCTCATTTTTGGCCAGCCAACTCGAGCGTTGGCAACGTTATACAAGACTGGGCGAATTCAATTGAGAGTGATTCAAATAAACAACTAAATATTGAAATATATCCAAGTCAAACGCTTGCTAAAGCGGCACAAAGTTATACAGCAACGGTGAGCGGGATTGCCGATATTACTGTCACAGCTCAAGGCTATATGGCTGGTCGGTTTCCACTTACTCAGGTGGTGGAACTTCCTGGTTTGATTACTAATGCTGAAAATTCAAGCTGTGTTATCCAAAAACTTTATGACAATAAATTAATATCGGCAGAATATAGTGATACACATCCGTTATTTTTATTTGTTCATGGGCCAGGGCATATCCATACTAGCGACAAACAAGTTTCTACGCCAAGTGATTTAGAAGGAATGCGTATTCGCCGTGCAACAACGGTTGTAGCGGATTTGCTTAGTTCAATGAATGCTAATCCTGTCGGTATGCCAGCCCCAGAAACCTATCAATCGGCACAACGTGGCGTTATTCAGGGTGTGGCTTTTCCTTGGCAAGCAATGAAAGATTTTCGTCTAAATGAATTATTATCACATCATACAGAAATAGGTCTATACACACTCTCCTTTATCACTACTATGAATAAAAGTGCCTATAATAAACTGCCTGACGATCTTAAAAAAATACTCGATCAACACAGTGGTGAATACTGGTCGCGTGTGATGGGGAAAGCGTTAGATGATTTGGATGCTGATGGCCGGAAAGAAGCCATTGAGGCAGGGCATACCATTGAAACAATTAACAATGTTAATAGTGATCCAGTATGGGGGCCTATTACCAAAAAAGTGATAGCGTCTTATATTGAAAATATGGATTCTCAGTCAGAAAAAGCAGAAAATATTTATAATAAAGCTTTAGAGTATTCAACATTATGTGAATCAAATAAAGTGCTTTAA
- the sbmA gene encoding peptide antibiotic transporter SbmA, which produces MFHSFFPKPKLFFLSFALWALVCVIGWYAKVQDLGGLLSLGSLFGVYFPAALAEGADAAAQAAFQSAQSTALDVWLYQYMAVCYGLFIGAWVVYGGQKWAKWSVVGSGLIVFITWFQVQVSVMINEWYGSFYDLIQKALSAPNSITLDEYFAQLFTFAGIAFVFIAVAVLNSFFVSHYVFRWRTAMNNHYASKWQQVRHIEGASQRIQEDTMRFASIVETLGVRFLDSMMTLLAFLPVLWGLSAYVKELPFIGEVPQALVFIAIIWSIIGTTLLAVAGIRLPGLEFKNQRVEAAYRKELVYGEDNAERAEPIKLSELFSNVRKNYFNLYANYLYFNIVRYGYLQAGVLVPLIALGPSIVAGALTLGIFQRISNAFSQVEGSFQFLVNSWTTIVELLSIYKRLKAFEAAIDDQPLPEEDSRYLETHPPAE; this is translated from the coding sequence GTGTTTCATTCTTTCTTTCCCAAACCCAAGCTCTTCTTTCTTAGCTTTGCCCTTTGGGCTCTTGTTTGCGTTATTGGCTGGTATGCAAAAGTTCAAGACTTAGGCGGCCTGCTCAGTTTAGGGTCTCTGTTTGGTGTGTATTTTCCAGCAGCATTAGCAGAAGGCGCTGACGCCGCCGCACAAGCCGCTTTTCAAAGCGCACAAAGTACCGCATTAGATGTTTGGTTATACCAATATATGGCGGTTTGTTATGGATTATTCATCGGCGCATGGGTGGTTTATGGCGGTCAAAAATGGGCAAAATGGTCTGTCGTTGGGTCGGGATTGATTGTATTCATCACCTGGTTCCAAGTACAAGTCAGTGTGATGATTAATGAATGGTATGGCAGCTTTTATGACTTGATACAGAAAGCCTTGAGCGCCCCCAATAGCATCACGCTCGATGAATACTTCGCTCAACTTTTTACGTTTGCCGGCATTGCATTCGTCTTTATTGCTGTCGCGGTATTAAACAGCTTCTTTGTTAGCCATTATGTTTTTCGCTGGCGCACCGCAATGAACAACCATTACGCATCCAAATGGCAACAAGTACGCCACATAGAAGGGGCATCGCAGCGTATCCAAGAAGACACCATGCGTTTTGCCAGCATTGTTGAAACCTTGGGAGTGCGCTTCCTCGACTCAATGATGACACTATTGGCGTTTCTCCCTGTTTTGTGGGGGCTATCGGCTTATGTAAAAGAACTGCCATTTATAGGAGAAGTGCCGCAAGCCCTAGTATTTATTGCCATTATTTGGTCCATAATAGGCACCACACTCTTGGCTGTAGCGGGTATTCGCCTGCCCGGGCTGGAGTTCAAAAACCAACGCGTTGAAGCCGCTTATCGAAAAGAACTCGTTTATGGTGAAGATAATGCCGAGCGAGCAGAACCCATTAAACTATCAGAGTTATTCTCAAACGTACGCAAAAACTACTTCAACCTATATGCAAACTATTTGTATTTCAACATCGTTCGATATGGTTATTTACAGGCTGGGGTTTTAGTACCTCTTATTGCTCTTGGCCCTTCTATTGTCGCTGGCGCCCTTACCTTAGGTATCTTCCAACGTATCAGCAACGCCTTTAGTCAAGTAGAAGGTTCGTTTCAATTTTTGGTTAACTCTTGGACCACCATCGTAGAATTGCTATCCATCTACAAACGTCTAAAAGCCTTTGAAGCGGCCATCGATGATCAGCCGCTACCAGAAGAAGACAGCCGCTATTTAGAAACACACCCACCTGCTGAATAA